A section of the Falco rusticolus isolate bFalRus1 chromosome Z, bFalRus1.pri, whole genome shotgun sequence genome encodes:
- the ENHO gene encoding adropin gives MGSALSTGAVVAISFNCVIALLILILFLILCKACRTPSCPKKSPASDMDEARNEEKYLLQP, from the coding sequence ATGGGGTCTGCTCTCTCCACTGGAGCTGTCGTGGCAATTTCTTTTAACTGTGTCATTGCGTTGCTTAtcctcatcctcttcctcatcctctgcAAGGCCTGCAGGACCCCCTCATGCCCCAAGAAGAGCCCAGCTTCTGATATGGATGAAGCAAGGAACGAAGAGAAgtacctgctgcagccctga